ACACCCCGCCCACCCGCCCGGGCGCCGGGGGCAGGGAAAGCCGCGGGCTCAGCACCTTCCCGGCCGCGGGGGCGGCTCCTGCCCCGCCCCTCCCGGCACCTGGCCCCGCGGGGCCCAGGCAGCTCCGGCCCCCAGCCAGCCGCAGGGGCAGGCCCGGGGGTTCGGGGCGccccgctcccctcccccgcctctgcaggCAGGCCGGGCGGCGAGGGAAGTCGTTGGGGGGAGCCTGGGTTCCGGCTGGAGCCCCGGCTTCCCGTCCTGCCCCCAAGGGGCAGGAAGCAGGGCCGGGGGAGGCCAGCTCAGgccttcctgccccctcccccagtcaggcctgggacctgggacGGGGTCAACGTGAggggggggaaagggaggggggaggtggggggaggcagaGAAAGCCCCCTTCCCCCTACATCTCTGGACATCCAGCGCGTTGGTGTCTTTCATGTTTCTAatgtgaatttgtgtgtgtgtgacccagTAAGCTTTGTGGTGTGAATTTTGTGTGTCCAGCATAGGGGTCTCTAACACACGGCTGGGTGCCTGACGGCTGTGTTGGGTATGGACCAAGGGGGATTTTCAACTGGTGTCTCTCCAGCACGGGTTcaactcgtgtgtgtgtgtgtgtgtgtgtgtgtgtgtgtgtgagtgagagactGTGCTGCATTTGTTGTGCCTGCACCTGTGTTTTGTGTTTCTGCTGCACAAGCCGGTGTGCACTCTGGGTTCTGTGTCCGGACACAGTGTGACTCGGCTAGTCTGCGTGTATGAGTTGGTTGTATCCCTGGGGTGTGTTATGCGTCTGGATTTTTTCTCAGCACACTTGCTCTTCTTTTCTGGGTGTAAATTTGCACATTCTTAGCATAAGTTTGATTGGAAGTGCGGGTGTTTTCCGTGTGCGTTTATGGGTCTGTGAGAAAAGTGTGTTTCCAGGAGGTATTGTGTGTGTGCCTGTACGTTGTGTTTCCTACTCAGGATGTTTTCACTGCCTGTGTGTGACGGTTCCCAGTGTTTGTGTCTGTGGGTGAGTAGCTTCTGGGTTACGTTTTGTGATCAGTGTGTGCGTTGCTGGTATTCCGAGCATGTTTGTGTGTCTACGGGGTGTGTCTCCCACAGGCTTGCTGTCCTCCTCCCAGTGTGTCCATCTCCGGGACTGGTGTTCTCAGCCTCTGTGGGTATCTGTGAGCAGGTGGTGTCTGCATTTTGTGTCCCCACATGTGGGCTGATGACTTAAGTGTGTGAGCAGTCGTGTGGGTCTCTATTTTGCTCTATCACTCTCGAGTTTTCAGTGGGGTGTGTTCACGTTCACAAGCAGCTGCACGTGTGAGGCTGCATTTGTGCTGGTGTTTCCAGGGAGGGGGGGCATCCCGTGTCCCTAGTGAAGCCGCTGGCAACCCGAGCGATGCGGCCTCCATGCTGAGTGGAGGCTGTGTCTGCAGCGCGTCCCCTTGCCGGCTGGTGCCACGTTGGCTCGGGGCTGGCCGTggcgggcagggcagggcaggggctgtggtgGGCACTGGACCCACGCCCGGACCTCGGTATAAATATCTTGGGCTGCCGGCGGCTGTGTTTACTTGGCCCCAGCCCGGGGGCGGCAGCAGCCGGGCAGGTCTTGGGGGCGGGGGTGACCAGGCCACAGCACAGTCACTTCCTTCTGGCCAGACAGGCTgcagcctccctgcccccttTCTGGGTGGGGGCGAGGTGGTGACCCCTCATTCTGGGCTCCCAggggccaccagtgaagccctgacCCCAACACCCCCGCTGGGTTTCCCAGGATCTGGGAGAGAGACCAGCAGAGATGGGACAAGGGCGGTGGGCCAGGAGACAGCAGAGAGAGGGGTAGGAAAAAATGAGGGTGAAGacaagaggaggaggggggccTCTGACAGAAAGGCACGGGGACACGGAGACGGAGAGGGAGGGAATgacaaggagggagaggagagaagaggaggcaGAGGCCCGGGCATAACGAGGGGGAAGAGAAGGGGCTGAGAGAGGGGAGACGAGGAGCGATGGGGAGACGACGACAGTCAGAGAGCTGCAGAGACAGACGTAAAGGGAAGACGGAGCTGGggggaggcagaggaaggaggcagCAGGGAGAAGGGACGGCGAGGCAGGTGGTCggagggggtgaggaggggggcAGGGCGCAAAGAGGCGTCAGGCACGGGGGTGGGGTAGCAGCCAGCAGAGCCTGGCCGGGACAGACAGGAGACACGGGGGTGGGGGCCGGATGCCCTCGGGGGGGCTCTCCCTTCCCTGACTCAGCCTCTCCGCCCACCCCAACCCCAGAACCAGGAGTGGAGGGGCAGGCACCTCTCTGGGCATCTCCAGGCCTCAGCGGGTCTGAGGCTGTGATGGGGGAGTGTCTCTGGGCTCCACCTCGGTCTCTGAGACAGACGCTCCTTCTCTGCCATCTGACTAACCCTAATTCTGACTCAATTGCTGACTCTCATcacttaaaaaatgtatgtaacaAATTTAGATACGGCACAGTGTATCACAAATTTAATGATCAAATGATAGACTGGTGAAAAATGTGCCCATCACCCAGGGCTGATGCCTGTATTATGAAAGACCTCTCACAACTTGAGGGCATCAATACAAGTACCTGAGAGACAAACATCTCTCCCAATTGTGAGTCTAGTTGGCTGGATCGCCTTGGGCCTCCTCTGGGAGACACCCTATCAGTACTGAcattttgcgggcctctcactgttgtggcctctcccagttgcggagcacaggctccggacgcgcaggctccggacgcgcaggctcagcggccatggctcacgggcccaaccgctccacggcatgtgggatcttcctggaccggggcacgaacccgtgtcccctgcatcaggaggcggactctcaaccactgcgccaccagggaagcccagtactgaCAGTTTATACTGCATGGGATGTCTGTGATGGTTCAGTGACAGATACTAAACACTAGATGACGCCGTCCGTCTGTGCATAGGAAGGACAGTGCCTAGCGCGCCAGGAGGGCCCCAAAGGTTTTAGCTGCTGTTATCCTCAACAGCTAACTCTCCTTCAGTCGTTAGCCCTGAAGAAGTCTGTGCGTCTGTCTACTCTGTGTGGCCCTAAGGGCGGACAGGCAGGCCAGGAGGTGGTCTCCAGGACTTACGATTCTACGCCCGAGTTTCCATCTCTGATGGCCACGTGGCCTTGAGTACGTGACGTCTCCTTTCTGGGCCTCCTGTGACCCACATACGGAATGGAGCTGAGCCCCTCGTTCGCGGGGCTGTGTGGAGGATTCAGCGCAGCATCAGGCACCTTGCTGGGCCTGGCACAGGACAGAACTGCTCAGTAACTGGAAGTTTCCTCATTTAATAGTCTGAACATCCCTCGGCCTCCGTCTAGCTCTCACTTTGTGTGTCTGGCTCTAATTCCAGTTGAGCCAGAGGGCAGAGGCGTGGCCTGGGGGTCAAAAGCTGTGGCCCCAGGAGTCCGTGGGGTCTCCCCGGCACTCTGGGCCCCATGCTGGAGGAGGCAGTTTTCAGGGTCCTTCAGGCCTGGCTCACAGGAGTGAGGGGTCCCCGGGCCCCACCTCTCTCAACACATGGCCTGTGTCCTCCCCCGCTAGCAGCTGGCCCCTTCTCTGCGTATGTCTACTGGGGGAGCGTGATCTGGGTATGGGGGCATGGGAAGGCGGGATGCCTGGGTTCCCACAGGCCAGTGGCTGAGTCACCAGGCGGCCATCTGGCTCCCATTAGCCCAGGGCGGCAGGGGGCTCGGTGGGGCCGGCTTGGGGCAGGGATGCTGGGGccggctgtgtgtgtgtggggtgggggggatgactCAGGACCCATGATAACAGCCTGTGCATATTTGGGAAGTGTAaacaggagagggagagggaggtggaggaAGTGAAGGAAGGGAAAACTGTAgctgggcagagggaggctggtggggctgggaggggaaagtccctcctctccctctatACCAACCTGGCAGGCCCACGATCCCACGCTGCCCCTGCTCACCTCTCCCAAACCTGGGTCCTGAGGGAGAGGTGAGAGCCGGTGGCCACCCGCAAGGTCTCCCCACTGCCCACAGCAAGGCCCCATTACTCAGCAGTCAGACTCTGTGGCCCACAGCAGCCAGGATGGGGGATGCTCAGGGccttggcgggggggggggggggtactGAAACCCAGAGGTAAAggctgagagacagagagggacacaGCCAGCACGGAGGCCGTGAAACATGGAAGTGTGTGGGCAGGAAGAGCCATGGGCCCAGAGAGGGAGGCCGAAGGAGATGGAACGTAACAGAGGCAAGGAGGTGCGAGTGTGAGCCTGAGCCTCAGGCACAgaggggcaggagagagaggcggggctggggagggagaggcggAGCGCCGCTCTGGGTTCAACCTGCCAGCTCCAGCGACAAAGGGCCCCACTGGCCTAGGTCAAGGGGAGGATATTCATCCTGGGCCCTGTTGTGGGGACAGAGGCCGAGGCACAGaaagagggggagaaagagaaagacagaaaggaaaaagagggaggTGGAGAAAGAGCGGGAGACACAGAAAGCAGGAGACAGAAAGGTGGTGAGAAAAAGactgagagagaggagggagagaggcacCAGGGTTCAGggggagaaggaaatggagaGCAAGGGGGAGGGGGCCGCGGAGGTGGGACCAGACCCAGCGAGGCTTGGTGGTAGAGGGCAGCCACCCTGCTGTCGCCTAGAGAAAGTCACTGAGCCGGCCTGGCCTGTAATCAGCGGCCTCGTTGGGGCGGGGGACGGGGTGGGCGCCGCAGCCGTCAGTCCCCGTCCAGCTCTGGGCTGGGTGCGTCCTCGGGCTCCTCCTCATCGAAGTACCTCTCCTCTTCATCCCGGGCCACTATGTCCAGGTTGTCGAAGTCGGGGTTGTCGTCCACGGTGCTGCAGGGGGAGGGAGCTGTCAGGGGCTGGCTCTGCCTGCACCCCAGCCTCCCCGCTTCTGTGGAGaggagctggggcctggggccccCTGAAGTGAAAGGCCATACGCTGGCAGCTGTAAGTCAGAGCGAACTTACAGCTGGGTTATGTTGCGTCTCTCAGGGCTTCAAACAAAAGGCAACATTTTCCAAAGCAGAGATTTTACATGAAAACTTCTGGTTTCTCTTAAAAAGCCAGAAGATGTGGTGACACATGGGCCCACATCTAGGCCCTGAGGCCctaggcagtggttctcaaccaggaagATTCTGCCCCCTCCAAAGGCACACTTGTGATAACTGGAGACATTTTGGTGGTTACAAGTTGGGGGGCtgctactggcatccagtggtGGACGTCAGGGATGCTGCTCGACACCCGCCACACACAGGACAGTCTGCACAAAGGGTTATCCAGCCCCAAAGGTCCACAGTGctgaagttgagaaaccctgccctcAGGCAACAAGTGATCCTAAGTTGTGAGGAGGACCCCCGGTTGTGCTCCAAACCCTACCAGGCTCCCTCACACTCTCTTTGGTGCAGGAAGCCCTGTCCAATCCAGCCCCGCCACCCCTGATGAGACCGCCTACCCCTCACCCCTCGCACACCACGCTGTTCCTCTGTGCCCCTCAAGGCTCTTGCACCCGCTGTTCCCCCTGCCAGGAACGCTCTTCCCCAGGGTATTGATGTCGCTTACCCCTCACTTCCTTGCACTTCTTTGCTCCAATATCACCTGCTCAGAGAGCCTTCCCTGGTCACCTCATcaccctgctcccacccccaACGCTGGGACCCTGCTTTGTCTTTCTTCCTGGCCCCATCACCACTAGATGTTTTGCACCTCCAGCACCTCCATTCCGCTCCTTGCTGCCTTCCTCGCCAGAGGGGGACTCCTTCAGGGCAGGGAACCCTTCCATCGGTTTTGTTCCCTGCTTGATCCCGAGCCTGGACCCAGCAGCGCTGAGCACCTGGTGGCTGAATGCAGCTCAGCAGCTGCCCCGCGGAGAGGGAACAGGCTTCAGTCCCCACCACGCCCCATTCCTCACACCAGGGCCGACGTCCTCGTGGGCACCTGGCTTTAGGACAGCAGTGGTGCCCTTACGGAGGGCTCCCCACAGCCCAGGGACTCTACTCGCTGCTTTGTGTGGAACACTGAGATCAGTCAGTGTAAAAGTGGGTCAGCCAGACTCGCCTCCGGAGCTGGGGATCCCGGACTGGACCAGCGATGCTCTGGTACCAGGCCCTGCTGTAGCTGTAGCGATCATGACACCACCCCCCCGCACCCCCGCCGCCACTCGACTGATGAGGCCCTGAGGCTCTGCGTGTTCGTATGTCAGGGGGGCTGGGTTTGAAACCAGGGCCCTCTGCTCCCACACCTGATGTTCCAGACCACAAGGCGAGGCTGCCTCCGTTGACAAAACCATTTATCTTTTACTCTGATACTTCACTTGCCTCTGTCCTTTTCCCTGATGGCAAAATCCTTTTCCAAAGCAGGTGGCCCAGGTACCTTATCCCTGGGGGTCTACTGGAGAAATGAACCACCAGCGCTGCAGGGGCACCCACCACAGGCCCCTCCACGCCAGGCATTACCCTGCCAGGGATTACTTCCTGCAGCATGAGGAAGTCCAGGGTCCTGGGGGACACTTAGGAAGCTTGCGGTAGTGGCATCCTACcaggccaccaccaccacctaccCAAATGGGAATGTTTCATCAATATGGAGCTGAATGTCAGCCCTGCTCACTCCCCTCCTTCAGGTGAGGGGACTGCAAAGCTACTCCACGGTCACCCACTGATCTCTGATCTGAAAGCTTTAGGCTGTGTGACCCCAGAGCCCATGTCCTGTGGGGTGCCGGGCTGGGGGACTGGTGGGGGCGCGCGGGAGGGCACGGGAGCACCTGTAGTCAAAGTCCCCATCCTTGCCGTCCAGGAAGTGTTGGTGCATCCGGCTGGTGAACTCTTCCCGCAGGATCAGCCTCTCTTCCGAGTCGGGGACCCAGGCCTCCAAGTCTTTGCCAGGCCTCTGGTCTGTAGGGGGAGACACCCAGGGTGGGGTGTGTGAGGACTGTGCTGAACACACCTCCACAGAGAGCTGCATCCTTCGTGCTGGGTGGCACTGGGAACACAGCAGTGACCAAGACGGCCCCGTCCCTACCTTCCTGGGGCACACACTGAACACGTGACAACACAGTGCTCTGGAGGCCACAGAGCAGGGTTAGGACCTGACGCCTGAAGGGTGGTAAAGGGAAGGCACTCCTGGCAGAGGGAACGGCATGAGCAAAGGCCTGGAGGAGGTGGATTGCTTGGTGTCTTCGAGGAGTGGGGACAGGGATGCTGGAGAGGACGGGAAGGACCAGGGCACGCAGGGCACGCAGGGCAGGGACGTGATCTGCTCCCACAGGCGGGCCCGGCCTAGTGCTGTGGAGCTGAGACACACAAGCCTGGGGCTGGGCTGTGCCGACACCGGGGCCTCCTCACTGCCGGCCCTCACCTTCCTCGCCgctgtcttcctcctcctcctcctcctccaagcaggcctcctcctcctcctgctgctgGAGCAGCCGCTGCTGCAGCTCCCGCTCCTGGTAGGACTGGAGCAGCAGGTCGGAGAGCGAGCAGGTGGGAGTGCCGGGGGATCCAGGCTTGGGCGGCCAGTGGGCCGGGGTGCGGGCGCTGAGCTCCTCTAGGGTCAGGTACTGCCCGATGTACTGCTCATACAGCAGCGGGGCCCGAAACCGCATCTGCTCGTCGCTGAAGTACTCGCCCCCTGCACGGAGGAGACAGGGTGGGCGTGGAGTCAAGGGCCTGCGGGCCAGGCGAGGGGCTGGGCGGAGGGTGAGTGTGCCTGCACAGACCTGTGTCCACCCAGGCGTGGGACCACGCTGACAGGAAGCCGTAGACACACAAGTGTGATTGTGATCGTCCACATTCAGGAATGGATGCAAACATGCACAGATGCCTGAGGTCGTGACCATGAGAACTCATGCACGTGTCTAAGCACGTGTGCACAACCAGGCCTGTATCTACGTGTGGACTCATGTGTCCAAATATGTCGGGTACACAGTCAGGTTGCTGGCCACCCTGGCCCGAGGCACTGCCGGCCTAGGGCCCGTGTACAACTGTGCCTGGGCCggattcgtgtgtgtgtgtgtgtgtacactgctGTGGGTCCCTGCATCTGGGAGCTGGTGTGCAGGACGTTGTGGGCAGGTATACTGTGCATGGAAGCCAGTATGTAGACTGTGTGTGCCTGTCTGCTGAGCCCCGTTCTGGCTGTTGGTGCACACACCTGGACACGCCTGCACTGCTGGGCACATAAGTGTACATCTTCATGGAGCAGACATGTGTGTGCACAGCGTCAGGTCCAGCAGGGCATCTGCCCAGGTGTGGGTGTCCCTGTTGGTCTTCCAGACCCCAGATCTCACCTCTCCCCAGAGCGTTCCTCTCTGCAACCACCCCTTCTGAGGGCCTGGCTTCCCCTCTCCCCAAACCTAGGGCCTTCATACCTCTCCTGATGTCTCTTCCGGCATAGGCAGCTCTGTCCCTCAGATAACAGTTAAGCCTGCCCAGCTCCTCCCACCACTGGTCCTAGCCCCGCTCTCAGAGCCCAGGAATCCTGTGACCatccctgtcctgccctccaTCTTGCCTTCTCTCTCTTACCCACCTCTCTCTGTTCCCGATGTTTCCCACCACATtctgtttctctccctccttctccctatCTTTCActgtcactctctctctctgggtctcagtttctccctcccctcctctgcccctccgTCTCCACCCATCTCCGTGGCTCTGGCTGTCTCAGTTCCTGCCAGCTAACCCCACTTCTTTCATTCACtcaccctccctcctctcttcatCCCTGCTCCTCATCTGTCACTGTGTTCCACTCTCTCCGGATGCCTTTCTCTACAGCCTGTGCCTTCTCCCTAAGTAGAATCTTAACTCActctctccttcatctgctctcaTCTTTTAACTTTAGTTCTGGTGTCTTTGGTCACAAAGCTGCTTGTAACTACATCATGGTCAAAAAGGTACCaatgttacaaaaataataaataaataaacaaataaaaaagagaaaggtacCAATGTTTTCCATGCTTttcacatgtgtttttttttcaagaggAATTGCCTCCCCTGGGTCATGAACATATTCCCCTAGGTTTCTGTCAATGCCTCTGTGTACAGTGTAAGGTAGGGATCTAGTTTCCCTGAGGGGTAACCAGTTCTCACAGTGCTGGATACTGTGTGTCCTCGGCCTGCTGGTCTGAAATGGCACTTCTGTTATCTACTAAATTCTGACCCTTCTCACTGGCTGCCCCATTCTCTTCCCGTGGGTCCCTGTTTGTCTCTCCCTATCTCACCCTGTCACCTCACatttctgtctccatctctccCCGGGTCACTGTCTTAAAACTTATCTCCCAGGATCTCTGTCTGCGTTTCTGCTCCTGCATCCTTGTTTCTTACTTCCTCTGCTTCagtctcccctcccacccaaccTGTCCGCCCCCACACCTTGGATGAGCTCACGCAGGGCAGCGTAGCGGCGGTTACGCAGGCGGGTGCGCAGGGTGCGGGGTCGGGTGCTGCCTTGCCGGGCCACCTCGGCGCAGTAGAAGTCCGCACGGTGGTCACCGCGCAAGTGGCCAAAGCAGGCCAGGTGCTCCTCCCGGAGGCCTGTGCGGAAGCGCTCCAGAAACACCAGTGGCTTCTCATGGTACAGCTGGCCCAGGATGGCCACCTTCTCCTGCTCCGTCAGGTCAGGCTCGCCCTGCTGCTGGCTGCACACGGGCAGGCGGCTGGCAGCCACGGCGCGCAGCATGGCACTCACCGCCGCGTCCTCGACCTCTGAGGGGTCAGTGTCTAGGGCCTTTGGTGCTCCCTCTGCTGCTTCTGCCTTGTCCTGGGGTTGGGATGGGACCGGTGTCCAGCTCAGCTCCCCCCAGTGCCCAGGACTGGGCTCCGTGCAGCCTGTGGGGAGAGGCGAGATCAGTCAGTCCAGGATGGGAGAGCGGATGGGGCAGTGGgtgctcactcactcactcatttcacatttattgagcacctactgtattctgggcactgttctaggccctaGAGATACCACAGTAAGCAAGAGATTGACAGTTTAGTGGGGAACGCAGGCATGTGAAAACATAGTTAGTGAAAACATAGAGTGTGTtaggtggttccaagagctgtgTAGGAAaatgaggagggaaggaggagggaatgggggtGAGGCTGCAATTTTAAATGGACAGTCAGAGAGGGCCTTGCCCAAAAGGTGACATTTCAGTAGAGACCT
This genomic window from Mesoplodon densirostris isolate mMesDen1 chromosome 19, mMesDen1 primary haplotype, whole genome shotgun sequence contains:
- the CCDC97 gene encoding coiled-coil domain-containing protein 97, producing MEAVATATATATAATEPREGCTEPSPGHWGELSWTPVPSQPQDKAEAAEGAPKALDTDPSEVEDAAVSAMLRAVAASRLPVCSQQQGEPDLTEQEKVAILGQLYHEKPLVFLERFRTGLREEHLACFGHLRGDHRADFYCAEVARQGSTRPRTLRTRLRNRRYAALRELIQGGEYFSDEQMRFRAPLLYEQYIGQYLTLEELSARTPAHWPPKPGSPGTPTCSLSDLLLQSYQERELQQRLLQQQEEEEACLEEEEEEEDSGEEDQRPGKDLEAWVPDSEERLILREEFTSRMHQHFLDGKDGDFDYSTVDDNPDFDNLDIVARDEEERYFDEEEPEDAPSPELDGD